In Corynebacterium aquilae DSM 44791, the genomic stretch CTGCGAAGGCGTATGCGGCGGCGTGGGGTGTGCCGTTTTATGGGGTGAATCATTTGGGTGGCCATGTGGCGGTGGCGAATTTGGAGGGGGAGCCGTTGCCGCATGCGGTGGCGTTGTTGGTGTCTGGTGGGCACACTCAGCTGTTGGAGGTGCAGAGTGTGGGTTCGCCGATGCGGGAGTTGGGCTCGACTTTGGATGATGCTGCGGGGGAGGCGTATGACAAGGTGGCGCGGCTGTTGAAGTTGGGGTATCCGGGTGGGCCGGTGATTGATCGTTTGGCGCAGGAGGGGGATCCGAAGGCGATTGCGTTTCCGCGGGGGTTGTCGAAGAAGTCTGATCCGGCGTATGACTTTTCGTTTTCTGGGTTGAAGACTGCTGTGGCTCGGTATGTGGAGGCTGCGGAGCGTGATGGGGTGGAGGTGTCTATTCCTGATGTGTGTGCGTCGTTTCAGGAGGCTGTGGTTGATGTGTTGACGAAGAAGGCTGTGGCGGCGGCGCGTGATGTTGGTGCTGGGGTGTTGTTGTTGGGTGGGGGTGTGGCTGCGAATTCTCGGTTGCGCGAGTTGGCGGCGGATCGTTGTCGGAGTGCTGGGATTGAGTTGCGGGTGCCGCGGTTTGCGTTGTGTACGGATAATGGGGTGATGATTGCGGCGTTGGCGGCGCAGTTGATTGCGGAGGGGAACCCGGCCAGTGATTTGGGTGTGGGGTGTGATCCGTCGTTGGAGGTGGAGACGCCGTTGGTGTAGGTGGGGTGCCCCCGTTTGGGGCGAGGTGTGTGAACGGCCGGTGAACTTTTGTCGAACATTCCGCCGGTTGGGGTGTGCTGTGTGGGGGTATCTGGTTTAACGGATGGTGGGGTTGCGAGTGGTGCGGGCTGTGTTGTGCAGTCGGTGCCGGCGTGCTGTGCGGTTGTCCGTAGGGCGCGTGTGCTTGGGCCCTTTCTGCGATGCTGCATCCTGTGCGTTGTGTGCGTGGCGTGTGTGCGTGTGCTGGGGCTTACCGGCAGGCATTTTGCGTGAGCTAGTACTGTTTTCCGCTGGTTTGTGTGAGGTGTGTGTGGTGGGTTTTGGTTTGCGCGTGTGCGCGCTGGGGCGTGCTTGGGCGTGTTTGGGGTGTGGTGTTGTGGCGCCTGGCTGCGGGTTTTGCAGTGTGTTTTGTTTCGTTTCTTCTTTAAGGGATCCCCATGACCTTTGGTTATCTTGTCCATCCTGATTTGACCAGCCGCGCTATTGATTTTGAGATTGATGATGCGTCGAAGTATTTCGGCGAGTTGAAGGGGGAGCGTGTGGCTGTGGCGTTCCAGGAGGATGGTTCGTCGTTTGCTGCGTTGTATTCGGCGGCTGCGGCTGCTGCTGGTGCGGAGCCGAATCCGGTGGCGTCG encodes the following:
- the tsaD gene encoding tRNA (adenosine(37)-N6)-threonylcarbamoyltransferase complex transferase subunit TsaD; this encodes MIVMGVESSCDETGVGIVRLTCVEGEEPKLEILANAVASSMEEHARFGGVVPEIASRAHLESMTQVMEQALGQAGIEKPDVVAATIGPGLAGALLVGASAAKAYAAAWGVPFYGVNHLGGHVAVANLEGEPLPHAVALLVSGGHTQLLEVQSVGSPMRELGSTLDDAAGEAYDKVARLLKLGYPGGPVIDRLAQEGDPKAIAFPRGLSKKSDPAYDFSFSGLKTAVARYVEAAERDGVEVSIPDVCASFQEAVVDVLTKKAVAAARDVGAGVLLLGGGVAANSRLRELAADRCRSAGIELRVPRFALCTDNGVMIAALAAQLIAEGNPASDLGVGCDPSLEVETPLV